In Abyssicoccus albus, the following proteins share a genomic window:
- the tatC gene encoding twin-arginine translocase subunit TatC produces the protein MKQYDIDEQRELSEHIQELRNRVILVLVVFVIALMVSLFFAKPIIEYLQHIEIAEHFNLHAFKVIDPLRIYLSVSIVIAFIIVSPLIMYQTWAFVSPGLHEKEQKATLSYIPFAILLLILGILFGFYVVVPLVIRFTTLLSADMGIETTIGINEYFSFLFQMTIPFGLIFQFPIVLLFLTRLGIVTPMMLRKYRKYAYFILFVVASFIAPPDIMTHVLVTLPLIVLYEISILIARIGYKKRLKAEEQALLDELDK, from the coding sequence ATGAAGCAATACGATATTGATGAACAAAGAGAATTGTCTGAACATATTCAAGAACTTAGGAATCGTGTAATATTAGTACTGGTTGTGTTTGTGATTGCATTGATGGTAAGTTTATTTTTTGCGAAACCAATTATTGAATACTTACAACATATTGAAATTGCAGAGCATTTTAATTTACATGCGTTTAAAGTGATTGATCCTCTACGTATTTATTTATCTGTATCGATTGTAATTGCATTCATTATCGTCTCACCACTGATCATGTATCAAACATGGGCATTTGTATCACCTGGACTCCACGAAAAAGAGCAAAAGGCAACACTGAGTTATATACCATTTGCGATACTATTATTGATTCTTGGTATTTTATTTGGTTTTTATGTTGTTGTTCCATTGGTCATTAGATTTACGACGTTATTAAGTGCTGATATGGGCATCGAGACAACAATTGGGATTAATGAATATTTTTCATTTCTTTTCCAAATGACCATTCCATTTGGACTTATTTTTCAATTTCCAATTGTATTATTGTTTTTGACAAGGCTTGGTATTGTGACGCCGATGATGCTTAGAAAATATCGTAAGTATGCATATTTCATTTTATTTGTCGTCGCATCATTTATTGCACCACCTGATATTATGACACATGTATTAGTCACGTTACCACTCATTGTGTTGTATGAGATTAGTATTTTGATTGCAAGAATTGGATATAAGAAAAGGTTAAAAGCAGAAGAACAAGCACTTCTAGATGAGCTTGATAAATAG
- the tatA gene encoding twin-arginine translocase TatA/TatE family subunit yields MLTLGIVSQTGLIIIAVLALILFGPKKLPEFGKAMGSTLKEFKDATKGLADDDDEDKDNAKTKSSEDK; encoded by the coding sequence ATGCTAACTTTAGGCATTGTAAGTCAAACAGGTCTGATAATTATTGCTGTGCTTGCTTTAATATTATTTGGGCCTAAAAAATTACCTGAATTTGGTAAAGCGATGGGAAGTACGTTGAAAGAGTTCAAAGATGCTACTAAAGGACTTGCAGATGATGACGATGAGGATAAAGATAATGCTAAAACTAAATCAAGTGAAGACAAATAA
- a CDS encoding redox-sensing transcriptional repressor Rex — MDHRSIPQATIERLPIYYRLVTHLKESGQNRVSSKVISEQLGIDAATIRKDLSYFGTFGKKGYGYEVDKLLYFFEKMLTPSGKRKVILIGVGNLGKALLQYKFKQLDESMEIIAAFDTNNSILREKLSVPLYDASDMTLFIKEHHVDIAILTVPKEDAQNVVDNVTNAGIKGILNFTPTRITTREGIYVQNIDLSVELQSLIYRMNHEL, encoded by the coding sequence ATGGATCATAGAAGTATTCCTCAAGCAACGATTGAACGGCTACCAATATACTATCGTCTGGTTACTCATCTTAAAGAGTCAGGTCAAAATAGAGTTTCATCTAAAGTGATTAGTGAACAATTAGGAATTGATGCGGCCACAATTAGAAAGGATTTGTCATATTTCGGTACATTTGGTAAAAAAGGATATGGCTATGAAGTTGACAAGTTATTATATTTCTTTGAAAAGATGTTAACCCCGAGCGGTAAGCGAAAAGTGATATTAATTGGTGTTGGTAATTTAGGGAAGGCTCTTCTTCAATATAAATTTAAGCAGCTAGATGAATCAATGGAAATTATTGCAGCCTTTGATACAAATAATAGTATATTAAGAGAAAAACTGTCGGTTCCCCTATATGACGCTTCAGATATGACGTTATTTATAAAGGAACATCACGTCGATATCGCTATTTTAACAGTCCCTAAAGAGGATGCGCAAAATGTTGTAGACAACGTGACAAACGCTGGAATTAAAGGTATACTTAATTTTACACCGACTAGAATTACAACACGGGAAGGAATATACGTGCAAAATATAGACTTGAGTGTTGAATTGCAGTCATTGATATATCGAATGAATCATGAATTGTAA
- a CDS encoding ABC-F family ATP-binding cassette domain-containing protein, with protein sequence MILLHGNQLTKSYATDPIFKDISIEIQHNDRIALIGKNGAGKSTLMKILAQIESYDSGDLSIKKQCKIGYLSQTFDYTENETVRQSMKSVFKDTLEIKDQLDELTYTISVDPTEENLKQFESVQSKFESLDGYSIDHKIESIITGLGFNKSDLDQKIASFSGGQKTRLSLAKLLLTSPDILMLDEPTNHLDMDTVDWLEQYLIRYEGALLIISHDRYFLDKIVNKTYHMTFNRLDKYHGNYSTYLKEKQLRLEDAKEAYITQQKEIKKLETFVQKNIARASTSNMAKSRRKQLEKMDRLDNPMIEATEMNLSFDIHKQSGKDVFTLKGLTVGYDKPLKENINLSIYKDDRIGIIGPNGVGKSTLIKTIAKEIPPIDGEVIYGSNVKVGYYDQAQAEIFTNNTILEELWSTYPDYNESYIRTVLGRFLFTQDDVLKIVKDLSGGEKARLQLAKLMLQDHNVLIFDEPTNHLDMDSKEVLESALSNYPGTIIFVSHDRYFIDAIANKILSLYDNQYEWYLGNYSYYLEKKAEQSAIDSVQVDSSTNETTSPANSSYQQEKELKNKRRKLEKERDKLLLEIEQYEAEIDTINHQMTDEHNVSNIERLTELQYDKEKIQNIIQDKLGQWESIEIELEEMIDK encoded by the coding sequence ATGATATTACTACACGGTAATCAATTAACTAAATCTTATGCAACAGATCCGATATTCAAAGATATATCGATAGAAATACAACATAATGATCGAATTGCATTAATTGGTAAAAATGGTGCAGGCAAATCAACATTAATGAAGATATTAGCGCAAATTGAGTCTTATGATTCTGGAGATTTGAGCATAAAAAAACAGTGTAAAATAGGCTATTTGAGTCAGACCTTTGATTATACAGAAAATGAGACAGTCCGCCAATCTATGAAGTCTGTTTTTAAAGATACTCTAGAAATTAAAGATCAATTAGATGAATTAACGTATACGATATCCGTTGATCCAACAGAGGAAAACTTGAAACAATTCGAATCGGTGCAATCAAAATTTGAATCACTAGATGGATATTCAATAGACCATAAAATCGAATCAATCATCACCGGCCTCGGGTTTAATAAATCTGACCTTGATCAAAAAATAGCGAGTTTCAGTGGTGGACAAAAAACAAGATTATCCTTAGCTAAACTATTATTGACTTCACCTGATATTCTTATGTTAGACGAGCCTACAAACCACCTTGATATGGATACCGTTGATTGGTTAGAGCAATATCTCATCAGATATGAAGGGGCTTTATTAATTATAAGTCATGATCGTTATTTCTTAGATAAAATTGTAAATAAAACATATCATATGACATTTAATCGTCTTGATAAATATCACGGTAATTATAGTACGTATTTAAAAGAGAAGCAATTGCGTCTTGAAGATGCTAAAGAAGCCTACATTACACAACAAAAAGAAATCAAAAAGCTAGAAACTTTTGTTCAGAAAAATATTGCTAGAGCATCTACTTCAAATATGGCCAAATCTAGGCGAAAACAATTAGAAAAGATGGATCGTTTAGATAATCCGATGATAGAAGCAACTGAAATGAATTTAAGCTTCGATATTCATAAGCAAAGTGGGAAAGATGTCTTCACATTAAAAGGATTGACAGTCGGGTATGATAAACCATTGAAAGAAAATATAAATCTATCGATATACAAAGATGATCGAATCGGAATTATAGGGCCGAATGGTGTAGGTAAATCAACTCTAATCAAAACAATTGCTAAAGAAATTCCTCCAATCGACGGTGAAGTCATATATGGGTCGAACGTAAAGGTTGGGTACTATGATCAAGCACAAGCTGAGATTTTCACAAATAACACGATATTAGAAGAGTTATGGAGTACTTATCCAGACTATAATGAATCATATATTCGAACAGTGCTTGGACGATTCCTTTTCACACAAGATGACGTATTGAAAATTGTGAAAGATTTATCTGGTGGTGAGAAAGCACGATTACAACTTGCTAAACTCATGCTTCAAGATCATAATGTTCTAATATTTGATGAGCCAACGAACCATTTAGATATGGATAGTAAAGAAGTGCTAGAATCTGCTCTATCAAACTATCCTGGAACAATTATATTTGTTTCTCATGATCGTTATTTCATCGACGCAATCGCAAATAAAATACTATCTTTATACGACAATCAATATGAGTGGTATTTAGGTAACTATTCTTATTACTTAGAAAAAAAAGCTGAACAATCTGCGATAGATTCTGTACAAGTTGATTCCTCAACTAATGAAACTACATCACCTGCAAATTCATCCTATCAACAGGAGAAAGAACTTAAGAACAAACGTCGAAAACTTGAAAAAGAACGAGACAAACTACTTTTAGAAATCGAGCAATACGAAGCAGAAATCGATACGATTAATCATCAAATGACAGATGAGCACAATGTATCTAATATTGAGAGGCTTACCGAACTTCAATATGATAAAGAAAAAATTCAAAATATTATTCAAGACAAGTTAGGTCAATGGGAGTCTATTGAGATAGAACTTGAAGAGATGATTGATAAATAA
- a CDS encoding MBL fold metallo-hydrolase has product METTLKFYRGTNTIGGTTFSIEYKDERFIADFGTTMTSPLYDDLFDVRVDRIEDMITLGKAPDIPNFYDNNHQKTVVGISHMHLDHNGCIEHIPSDIPIWTSNGSKTLYHHLTVIEDGQPGVTSDRLTECEVNQSYCIDQYIHITFIPVNHDVLGSCAIRIDTPDTSIMYSGDIKFEARDKDTLQWVKESYNVDYLIIETTSYSFDEENKAERIDVDFDEILMTHQNFILNLYHRNIDNIIQWIDKARQLNYELIVDEKIAYLIEQYYKYDLSHVSYYDSVKPAQTVNIQSIRKITFDEALGKQNVIIQHDYRNMLLLNKKSLSHYKYLHNNGMPLGDFDPSFKVLKEWLLKLDIEFISFHQRGHASIEELNRVVELIQPGVLIPQHGFHPERLQYKHRILPIPYEEYVL; this is encoded by the coding sequence ATGGAAACGACTTTGAAGTTTTATAGAGGAACAAATACTATTGGTGGTACAACGTTTAGTATCGAATATAAAGATGAACGATTTATTGCTGATTTCGGTACGACAATGACTAGCCCATTGTATGATGATTTATTTGATGTGAGAGTGGATCGTATAGAAGATATGATTACATTAGGTAAAGCACCAGATATACCTAATTTTTATGACAATAATCATCAGAAAACAGTAGTCGGAATTAGCCATATGCATCTTGATCATAATGGGTGTATAGAGCATATTCCAAGTGATATACCGATTTGGACAAGTAACGGTTCAAAAACACTATATCATCATTTGACGGTCATTGAAGATGGCCAACCCGGTGTAACGAGTGATCGACTTACCGAGTGTGAAGTAAATCAATCATATTGTATAGACCAATACATTCATATAACATTTATTCCTGTGAATCATGATGTATTAGGATCGTGTGCGATACGAATTGATACACCTGACACATCAATTATGTATTCGGGTGATATTAAATTTGAAGCGCGCGATAAAGATACATTACAGTGGGTGAAAGAGAGTTATAATGTTGATTATTTGATCATCGAGACGACATCATATAGTTTTGATGAAGAGAACAAGGCTGAACGAATCGATGTAGATTTTGATGAAATCCTTATGACACATCAAAATTTTATACTCAACTTATATCATCGTAATATCGATAATATTATTCAATGGATTGATAAAGCTCGACAGTTAAATTATGAATTGATCGTCGATGAGAAAATTGCGTATTTAATTGAGCAATACTATAAATATGATTTATCACATGTTTCATATTATGATTCGGTTAAACCAGCTCAAACGGTCAACATACAATCTATTCGTAAAATTACTTTCGATGAGGCATTAGGTAAACAGAACGTTATTATTCAACATGATTACCGTAATATGCTTTTATTGAATAAAAAATCATTGTCTCATTATAAATATTTACACAATAATGGCATGCCACTTGGAGACTTTGATCCTAGTTTTAAAGTGTTAAAAGAATGGTTATTGAAACTAGATATTGAGTTTATTAGCTTTCATCAAAGAGGACATGCATCCATTGAGGAATTAAATAGAGTGGTTGAACTGATTCAACCAGGAGTGTTAATCCCTCAACACGGATTTCATCCTGAACGGTTGCAATACAAACATCGTATATTGCCGATCCCATATGAAGAATATGTGTTATAA